Proteins co-encoded in one Bacillus sp. FSL H8-0547 genomic window:
- the purH gene encoding bifunctional phosphoribosylaminoimidazolecarboxamide formyltransferase/IMP cyclohydrolase: protein MTIKRALVSVSDKEGIIPFAAGLVEQGIEVISTGGTKKLLQENNVKVTGISEVTGFPEIMDGRVKTLHPNIHGGLLAVRSNPDHMKQLEENSILPIDLVVVNLYPFKETISKKDVTFDDAIENIDIGGPTMLRSAAKNHQDVTVVVDPADYADVLEQIKAEKAVSLASKQKLAAKVFRHTASYDALIAEFLTNAVGEEDPETVTYTYEKKQSLRYGENPHQKATFYKKPLAGTVSIAEAVQLHGKELSYNNIKDADAALQIVREFTQPAAVAVKHMNPCGVGTGGTIFEAFTRAYEADPTSIFGGIIALNHEVDADTAHKLHEIFLEIVIAPSFSEEALEILTSKKNLRLLTLDVLGAEAQDQQVTSIHGGLLVQDEDTLSFDDAKITIPTKREPSEQEWEDLKLAWKVVKHVKSNAIVLAKNQMTIGVGAGQMNRVGAANIAIEQAGALAKGSAMGSDAFFPMSDTVEAAAKAGVTAIIQPGGSIKDEDSIKKADEYGIAMVFTGVRHFKH from the coding sequence ATGACAATCAAACGGGCACTTGTCAGTGTTTCAGATAAAGAAGGCATTATTCCGTTCGCAGCCGGACTTGTTGAGCAGGGCATTGAAGTGATTTCAACCGGCGGCACGAAAAAACTGCTTCAGGAGAACAACGTGAAGGTGACAGGCATTTCCGAAGTGACCGGATTTCCTGAAATCATGGATGGCCGCGTCAAAACGCTTCATCCAAACATTCACGGCGGCTTGCTTGCCGTCCGCAGCAATCCGGATCATATGAAGCAGCTTGAAGAAAACAGCATTCTTCCAATCGATCTTGTAGTCGTAAACCTTTATCCTTTTAAAGAAACGATCTCCAAAAAGGATGTAACGTTCGATGATGCGATTGAAAATATCGATATTGGCGGACCGACCATGCTGCGCTCGGCTGCGAAAAATCACCAGGACGTAACGGTTGTTGTTGATCCAGCAGATTATGCAGACGTTCTTGAGCAAATCAAAGCGGAGAAGGCAGTCTCTCTTGCATCCAAGCAAAAGCTTGCTGCGAAAGTCTTTCGCCACACAGCTTCCTATGATGCGCTGATTGCAGAGTTTTTAACAAACGCAGTAGGCGAGGAAGATCCTGAAACGGTCACATACACATACGAGAAAAAACAGTCGCTCCGCTACGGCGAAAATCCGCATCAAAAAGCGACGTTCTATAAAAAGCCGCTTGCAGGCACCGTTTCGATTGCAGAAGCGGTTCAGCTTCACGGCAAGGAGCTATCTTACAACAATATTAAAGATGCGGATGCCGCTCTTCAAATCGTAAGAGAATTCACGCAGCCTGCAGCTGTTGCTGTTAAGCATATGAACCCTTGCGGCGTCGGTACAGGAGGAACAATCTTTGAAGCGTTCACGCGCGCATACGAAGCAGATCCGACATCGATTTTCGGAGGCATCATTGCTCTGAATCATGAGGTTGATGCGGATACGGCGCACAAACTTCATGAAATTTTCCTTGAAATCGTCATCGCGCCTTCCTTTAGCGAGGAAGCTCTTGAGATTTTAACATCCAAGAAAAACCTTCGCCTTCTGACTTTGGATGTACTTGGTGCAGAAGCGCAGGATCAGCAGGTTACCTCTATTCATGGCGGACTTCTTGTACAGGATGAGGACACGCTGTCATTTGACGATGCCAAAATCACCATTCCTACAAAGCGCGAGCCGTCTGAGCAGGAGTGGGAAGACCTCAAGCTTGCCTGGAAGGTCGTTAAGCATGTGAAGTCGAACGCGATCGTTCTTGCTAAAAATCAGATGACAATCGGTGTTGGCGCAGGCCAGATGAACCGTGTCGGCGCAGCAAATATTGCTATTGAGCAGGCGGGTGCACTTGCAAAAGGCAGTGCGATGGGCTCTGACGCGTTCTTCCCTATGAGCGACACAGTGGAAGCGGCAGCAAAAGCGGGTGTTACGGCGATCATTCAGCCGGGCGGATCCATTAAAGATGAGGATTCAATCAAAAAAGCAGATGAATACGGCATTGCCATGGTGTTTACAGGTGTAAGACATTTTAAACATTAA
- a CDS encoding DUF2892 domain-containing protein — MKPNIGIVNGLVRITIGLFLLSWASAKYSKKPWKESALLVMLLGAMKVGEGILRFCPLTFMYQEYKKEDLEFEDKTYNPS; from the coding sequence ATGAAACCAAACATCGGCATCGTTAATGGCCTGGTCCGCATCACAATTGGACTTTTCCTGCTCTCATGGGCATCTGCCAAATATTCAAAGAAGCCATGGAAAGAATCTGCCCTGCTTGTCATGCTGCTCGGCGCCATGAAAGTCGGGGAAGGTATCCTGCGTTTCTGTCCGCTCACGTTTATGTATCAGGAGTATAAAAAAGAGGATTTGGAGTTTGAGGATAAGACTTATAACCCTTCCTAA
- a CDS encoding EYxxD motif small membrane protein, whose amino-acid sequence MEYLTDMSFVLALLIGSIVALLFVYVKKRRA is encoded by the coding sequence ATGGAATACCTGACTGACATGTCGTTTGTACTGGCCCTTCTGATCGGCAGCATTGTGGCGCTGCTGTTTGTGTATGTTAAGAAAAGACGTGCTTAG
- the purF gene encoding amidophosphoribosyltransferase — translation MLAEIRGLNEECGVFGIWGHSEAPQITYYGLHSLQHRGQEGAGIVSTDGSKLTCVKGQGLITEVFSGGRLNDIKGKGAIGHVRYATAGGGGFENVQPLLFRSESGGLALAHNGNLVNANGLKHQLEHQGSIFQSTSDTEVLAHLIKRSGYSSLKDKIKNALTMIKGAYAFLIMTETEMMVALDPNGLRPLSIGMLGDAYVVASETCAFDIIGAEYLREVQPGELLIINDDGLQSERFSVNVNRAICSMEYIYFSRPDSNIDGINVHTARKNLGKRMAIEAPFEADVVTGVPDSSISAAIGYAEASGIPYELGLIKNRYVGRTFIQPSQSLREQGVKMKLSAVRGVVEGKRVVMVDDSIVRGTTSRRIVNMLREAGATEVHVCITSPPISNPCFYGIDTSSTEELIAATHSVEEIKEIIGADTLTFLSVEGLLEGIGRQYEGERRGQCLACFTGKYPTEIYPDTELPHEKEEVLTK, via the coding sequence ATGCTTGCTGAGATCAGAGGACTAAACGAAGAGTGCGGAGTGTTTGGTATTTGGGGACACTCCGAAGCTCCCCAAATTACGTATTACGGCCTGCACAGTCTTCAGCACCGCGGCCAGGAGGGTGCCGGAATTGTTTCAACAGACGGCAGCAAGCTGACTTGCGTCAAAGGCCAGGGACTGATTACGGAAGTATTCAGCGGCGGGCGCCTGAATGACATTAAGGGAAAAGGCGCAATCGGCCACGTCCGCTATGCAACGGCAGGCGGCGGAGGATTTGAAAATGTTCAGCCTCTTTTGTTCCGTTCAGAAAGCGGCGGACTTGCCCTTGCCCATAATGGAAACCTTGTAAATGCAAACGGGCTTAAGCATCAGCTTGAGCATCAGGGCAGTATTTTTCAGTCCACTTCCGATACAGAAGTGCTTGCCCATCTCATCAAACGAAGCGGATACAGTTCGCTTAAGGATAAAATTAAAAATGCCCTGACCATGATCAAAGGTGCCTACGCATTCCTGATCATGACGGAAACAGAAATGATGGTTGCCCTTGATCCGAACGGACTGCGTCCGCTTTCGATCGGCATGCTCGGCGACGCTTATGTTGTGGCTTCTGAAACATGTGCTTTTGATATTATCGGTGCTGAATATTTGCGTGAGGTTCAGCCTGGGGAACTGCTCATCATCAATGATGACGGGCTTCAGTCGGAGCGCTTTTCGGTGAACGTCAACCGCGCCATCTGCAGCATGGAATACATTTATTTTTCAAGACCTGACAGCAACATCGACGGCATCAATGTGCACACTGCCCGGAAAAACCTCGGCAAGCGCATGGCTATTGAAGCGCCGTTTGAAGCTGATGTTGTTACAGGCGTTCCGGATTCAAGTATTTCAGCTGCCATTGGCTATGCGGAGGCATCAGGCATACCGTATGAGCTTGGCCTGATCAAAAACCGTTACGTCGGCAGAACGTTCATTCAGCCGTCCCAGTCACTCAGGGAACAGGGCGTGAAAATGAAATTGTCTGCTGTCCGCGGAGTAGTCGAAGGCAAGCGAGTTGTCATGGTCGATGACTCCATCGTCCGCGGAACAACAAGCCGCAGAATCGTGAACATGCTTAGAGAAGCAGGAGCAACTGAAGTGCACGTCTGCATTACGTCTCCGCCAATCAGCAACCCGTGCTTTTACGGAATTGATACATCCTCTACAGAAGAGCTGATCGCAGCGACGCATTCAGTGGAAGAAATCAAAGAAATCATCGGTGCAGACACCCTGACATTCTTAAGCGTCGAAGGGCTGCTCGAAGGTATTGGACGTCAGTATGAAGGCGAGCGTCGCGGACAATGTCTTGCTTGTTTTACAGGGAAATATCCGACAGAGATCTATCCGGATACAGAATTGCCTCATGAAAAGGAAGAAGTGCTGACGAAATAA
- the purM gene encoding phosphoribosylformylglycinamidine cyclo-ligase: MSNAYKQAGVDIEAGYEAVSRMKKHVAKTMRKGVMGSLGGFGGMFDLSELKLKQPVLVSGTDGVGTKLKLAFQMNRHDTIGVDAVAMCVNDILAQGAEPLFFLDYLALGKAEPAKIEQIVKGVADGCEQAGCALVGGETAEMPGLYDGEEYDIAGFSVGAAEKEDIVTGEKIRAGHVLIGLASSGLHSNGFSLVRKILLEDGGLSLDENVQPLDKPLGQELLTPTKIYVKPVLNVLKKYKVDGMAHITGGGFIENIPRMLPEGLSAEIDFGSWPIPAVFGLLQEKGSLSQEEMFNIFNMGIGFVLAVDYSQMHAVISEIEKNGEKAFIIGRVKEGHGVTFGGGALS, translated from the coding sequence ATGTCAAACGCATATAAGCAGGCAGGCGTAGATATCGAAGCAGGGTATGAAGCTGTTTCGCGAATGAAAAAGCATGTCGCAAAAACAATGAGAAAAGGCGTCATGGGAAGCCTCGGCGGCTTCGGCGGCATGTTCGACCTTTCTGAGCTGAAACTTAAACAGCCTGTCCTTGTTTCAGGAACAGACGGGGTCGGCACAAAGCTCAAGCTTGCTTTTCAGATGAACCGGCATGATACCATCGGGGTGGATGCGGTTGCCATGTGTGTGAACGATATTCTTGCACAGGGCGCAGAGCCCCTTTTTTTCCTGGACTATCTTGCTCTTGGAAAGGCGGAGCCTGCAAAGATTGAACAGATCGTCAAAGGCGTTGCAGACGGGTGCGAGCAGGCAGGCTGCGCGCTTGTCGGCGGTGAAACGGCTGAGATGCCGGGCCTTTATGACGGTGAAGAGTATGATATCGCGGGCTTTTCAGTTGGCGCAGCGGAAAAGGAAGACATTGTTACCGGTGAGAAGATCCGTGCCGGCCATGTGCTGATTGGCCTTGCTTCAAGCGGCCTTCACAGCAACGGCTTCTCTCTTGTGCGTAAAATCTTGCTTGAAGACGGCGGCTTATCTCTTGATGAGAACGTTCAGCCGCTTGATAAACCTCTCGGCCAAGAGCTTCTCACTCCAACAAAAATTTATGTAAAGCCGGTCCTTAACGTGCTGAAAAAATATAAAGTGGACGGCATGGCCCACATTACGGGCGGCGGTTTTATTGAAAATATCCCAAGAATGCTTCCTGAGGGACTCAGCGCTGAAATCGACTTTGGCTCATGGCCGATACCGGCTGTGTTCGGGCTGCTTCAGGAAAAAGGATCGCTCAGCCAGGAAGAAATGTTTAACATTTTCAATATGGGCATCGGGTTTGTGCTTGCAGTAGACTACAGCCAAATGCACGCAGTCATCAGCGAGATTGAGAAGAACGGCGAAAAAGCCTTTATCATCGGCCGTGTAAAAGAGGGCCATGGGGTCACGTTCGGCGGAGGCGCTCTCTCATGA
- a CDS encoding adenine deaminase C-terminal domain-containing protein, translating into MPKPNAPWKIREIRGHIDAASGQKQPDLLLKNGTYLNSYLKRWVKAHIWIKDDRIVYIGNNLPASAKETAECEGLFIVPGYIEPHAHPFQLYNPLSFGEYVSQFGTTSMICDNLFLLFQSDKKKAFSFVEEINRRQVQYYWWARFDLQTEVPDETDILSLDFMKKWMDSEYVIQGGELTGWPKLLQDDDLMLSWMKEIKGKGKRIEGHFPGASAGTLTKMKLFGADCDHEAMTGEDVVERLSLGYTVALRHSSIRPDLPELLKGIREKEITSYDHFLFTTDGSTPHFYKDGMMDSLIKMAMESGIPAIDAYHMASFNAARYYRMEEVTGAVAPGRMANLNILSAIEQPLPVSVLAKGKWLKKAGAAAEFPPYDWKQTGLEPLQLNWSLSLDDLQFSMAMGLKMKNDVIIEPYRITADHSLDELSDSHDECFLALIDKRGKWRINTMLKGFASSLGGLASSYSTTGDIILIGKSKHDIITAFQRMKELGGGIVLAEKGDVLHEIPLGICGGASLQPFEEVVQQEETFRRLLAERGYLFGDPVYSLFFLLSTHLPYIRITPAGIYDVLKKIILFPPIMR; encoded by the coding sequence ATGCCAAAGCCAAATGCTCCGTGGAAGATACGGGAGATCAGAGGCCATATTGATGCAGCTTCCGGACAGAAGCAGCCGGATCTTTTGCTGAAAAATGGTACCTATCTGAACTCTTACTTAAAGAGATGGGTGAAGGCCCATATTTGGATTAAAGATGACCGGATTGTTTATATAGGAAACAATCTGCCTGCTTCCGCAAAAGAAACAGCGGAATGTGAAGGGCTGTTTATTGTACCCGGCTATATAGAGCCGCATGCACACCCGTTTCAACTTTATAATCCCCTTTCTTTCGGAGAGTATGTGTCGCAGTTCGGCACAACAAGCATGATCTGTGATAATTTATTTCTGCTTTTTCAGTCCGATAAAAAGAAAGCGTTTTCTTTTGTGGAGGAAATCAATCGCCGCCAAGTTCAGTATTACTGGTGGGCACGGTTTGACCTGCAAACGGAAGTACCGGATGAAACCGATATTTTATCGCTGGATTTTATGAAAAAATGGATGGATTCTGAATATGTTATTCAAGGCGGCGAATTAACCGGCTGGCCTAAGCTGTTGCAGGATGATGATCTCATGCTGTCGTGGATGAAGGAGATAAAAGGAAAGGGAAAGCGGATAGAGGGGCATTTTCCGGGTGCTTCTGCCGGTACGCTTACCAAAATGAAGCTTTTCGGTGCAGATTGTGACCACGAGGCGATGACAGGCGAAGATGTAGTTGAAAGACTTTCTCTCGGCTATACGGTAGCCCTGCGCCATTCATCCATCAGGCCGGATCTGCCAGAGCTGCTTAAAGGCATACGGGAGAAAGAAATCACTTCGTATGATCACTTCCTTTTTACAACAGACGGATCAACGCCGCATTTTTATAAGGACGGCATGATGGACAGTCTGATAAAAATGGCGATGGAAAGCGGAATTCCTGCAATTGATGCCTACCATATGGCAAGCTTCAATGCCGCCCGTTATTACAGGATGGAAGAAGTGACGGGGGCGGTCGCGCCTGGAAGAATGGCCAATCTGAATATCCTTTCAGCGATTGAACAGCCGCTTCCTGTCAGTGTGCTGGCAAAAGGAAAGTGGCTTAAAAAAGCTGGAGCAGCAGCTGAGTTTCCTCCTTATGACTGGAAACAGACAGGACTTGAACCTCTGCAGCTGAATTGGTCTCTCTCCCTTGATGATCTGCAATTTTCAATGGCTATGGGCCTGAAGATGAAAAATGACGTAATCATCGAGCCATACAGGATCACGGCTGATCATTCCTTGGATGAGCTCAGTGACAGCCACGATGAATGCTTTCTCGCTCTCATTGATAAAAGAGGGAAATGGAGAATCAACACCATGCTGAAAGGATTTGCCTCAAGTCTCGGGGGACTTGCAAGCTCATACTCAACAACAGGTGACATTATTCTCATCGGAAAAAGCAAGCACGATATAATTACTGCTTTTCAGAGGATGAAGGAGCTTGGCGGAGGGATTGTTCTAGCGGAAAAAGGAGACGTTCTGCACGAAATTCCGCTTGGAATATGCGGCGGAGCATCTTTGCAGCCGTTTGAAGAAGTGGTTCAGCAGGAAGAGACGTTCAGAAGGCTTTTGGCGGAAAGAGGCTATCTGTTCGGGGACCCTGTTTACTCCCTGTTTTTCCTCTTATCGACTCATTTGCCTTATATCAGAATAACGCCAGCGGGGATCTATGATGTGCTCAAAAAAATAATACTCTTTCCGCCGATAATGCGTTAA
- the purD gene encoding phosphoribosylamine--glycine ligase, with the protein MNILIIGRGGREHAIAWKASQSKLADKVFAAPGNDGMSTVAELVAIEETNTRELVAFALENQVGLTIVGPEVPLLNGVVDAFQEAGLKVFGPTKAAALIEGSKKFAKELMQKNSIPTAAYQSFTSFEEAKQYVLEKGAPIVIKADGLAAGKGVTVALTVEEAVNCLREFLEDAKFGEASSSVVIEEFLEGEEFSLMAFVNGEDVYPMVIAQDHKRAYDHDEGPNTGGMGAYSPVPQIPDASVLQAVETVLKPAACGMIANGTPFTGILYAGLILTAEGPKVIEFNARFGDPETQVVLPRLESDLIEVLLDILDGKKAELKWRDEAVIGVVLASKGYPDAYIKGEAIGSLLPGFEQGALFHAGTKKEDQQYVTDGGRVLAVVAYGSDLLEAQTQVYEYVSEVASDALFYRKDIGAKATKHVFS; encoded by the coding sequence ATGAACATTCTGATCATTGGCCGCGGAGGCCGTGAACATGCAATCGCCTGGAAGGCATCGCAAAGCAAGCTTGCAGACAAAGTGTTCGCTGCACCTGGAAACGACGGGATGAGCACGGTTGCCGAGCTTGTTGCGATTGAGGAAACGAATACGCGGGAGCTCGTTGCTTTTGCGCTTGAAAATCAAGTGGGCCTTACCATTGTCGGTCCGGAAGTACCGCTTTTAAATGGCGTTGTCGATGCTTTTCAGGAAGCGGGATTGAAGGTTTTCGGCCCGACAAAAGCGGCTGCGCTTATTGAAGGCAGCAAGAAATTCGCCAAGGAACTTATGCAAAAAAACAGCATTCCGACAGCAGCGTATCAGTCCTTTACCTCATTTGAGGAAGCAAAGCAGTATGTCCTTGAAAAAGGAGCGCCAATCGTTATTAAAGCAGATGGTCTCGCGGCAGGAAAAGGCGTGACCGTTGCTCTGACAGTGGAGGAAGCGGTCAATTGTCTCCGGGAATTTCTTGAGGATGCTAAATTCGGAGAGGCGAGCAGCTCGGTCGTCATTGAGGAATTCCTTGAAGGGGAAGAGTTTTCACTAATGGCGTTTGTAAACGGTGAGGACGTTTATCCAATGGTCATCGCCCAGGATCACAAGCGGGCATACGACCACGATGAAGGTCCGAACACAGGCGGCATGGGGGCATATTCACCTGTTCCCCAAATACCGGATGCTTCTGTTTTGCAGGCAGTTGAAACCGTGCTGAAGCCGGCTGCCTGCGGAATGATTGCAAACGGCACCCCATTTACAGGGATTTTGTATGCCGGTCTGATTTTAACGGCTGAAGGTCCCAAGGTGATTGAATTCAACGCACGCTTCGGCGACCCGGAAACACAGGTGGTCCTTCCGCGTCTTGAATCCGATTTGATTGAAGTGCTGCTTGATATTCTCGACGGAAAAAAAGCAGAACTGAAGTGGCGCGATGAAGCGGTGATCGGAGTCGTTCTTGCTTCAAAAGGCTACCCGGATGCGTACATCAAGGGCGAAGCAATCGGTTCGCTTCTGCCGGGGTTTGAGCAGGGGGCGTTGTTCCATGCAGGCACAAAAAAAGAAGACCAGCAGTATGTAACAGACGGCGGCAGAGTCCTTGCAGTCGTCGCATACGGAAGCGATCTGCTTGAAGCGCAGACACAAGTGTATGAATACGTGTCTGAGGTAGCTTCAGATGCCCTGTTCTACCGCAAGGACATCGGAGCAAAAGCGACTAAGCACGTCTTTTCTTAA
- the purN gene encoding phosphoribosylglycinamide formyltransferase yields the protein MMKIAVFASGSGSNFQAILNEIKSGKLEAEVVLLVCDRPGARVVERAQKENIPVFEFSPKEFSSKAAFETLILRQLEQYGVNYVILAGYMRLIGETLLSACPDRIINLHPSLLPAFPGKDAIGQAFRAGVKVTGITVHFVDAGMDTGPIIAQKAVEVEDADTIETLSEKIHQLEHAYFPHVLQSLFQKRKLEV from the coding sequence ATGATGAAAATCGCCGTATTTGCTTCAGGATCGGGCTCGAATTTTCAGGCGATCCTGAATGAAATCAAGAGTGGAAAGCTTGAGGCGGAGGTTGTCCTTCTAGTATGCGACAGACCGGGAGCAAGGGTTGTTGAACGTGCGCAGAAGGAAAACATTCCGGTGTTTGAGTTTTCACCGAAGGAATTCAGCAGCAAAGCAGCCTTTGAGACGCTGATTCTTCGCCAGCTTGAACAGTATGGTGTAAACTATGTGATACTTGCAGGGTATATGAGACTGATTGGTGAGACGCTTCTTTCTGCCTGCCCTGATCGCATCATAAATCTTCATCCGTCGCTTCTGCCTGCTTTTCCGGGCAAGGATGCCATCGGCCAGGCTTTTCGCGCAGGCGTAAAAGTCACCGGCATTACGGTACACTTTGTAGATGCAGGCATGGACACGGGACCTATTATTGCGCAGAAGGCCGTTGAGGTGGAAGATGCAGATACGATTGAAACGCTATCAGAAAAAATCCATCAGCTTGAACATGCCTATTTTCCGCATGTTCTGCAGTCTCTTTTCCAAAAACGAAAACTAGAGGTGTAA